The proteins below come from a single Candidatus Cetobacterium colombiensis genomic window:
- the atpE gene encoding ATP synthase F0 subunit C, with product MDLMLAKTIILAASAVGAGCAMIAGIGPGVGQGYAAGKAVESVARQPEAKGDIISTMVLGQAIAESTGIYSLVIALILLYANPFVGMIG from the coding sequence ATGGATTTAATGTTAGCAAAAACTATAATACTAGCAGCATCAGCTGTAGGAGCAGGGTGTGCTATGATAGCAGGTATAGGACCAGGAGTTGGACAAGGATACGCAGCTGGTAAAGCAGTAGAATCAGTAGCTAGACAACCTGAAGCAAAAGGAGATATCATTTCTACAATGGTACTAGGACAAGCAATTGCCGAGTCAACAGGTATCTATTCATTAGTAATTGCATTAATTTTATTATATGCTAACCCATTCGTAGGAATGATTGGATAA
- the atpD gene encoding F0F1 ATP synthase subunit beta, with translation MENKGTLTQIIGPVVDVIFNDRLPGIYNALKVKGEDGKELVLEVQQHLGNNVVRTVAMDATEGLQRGMEVIDTGAAIRVPVGKAVLGRILNVLGEPVDEAGPVTTEEYLPIHREAPNFDEQGTEVEIFETGIKVIDLLAPYIKGGKIGLFGGAGVGKTVLIMELINNIAKGHGGLSVFAGVGERTREGRDLYDEMRESGVIDKTSLVYGQMNEPPGARLRVALTGLTVAENFRDKEGQDVLLFIDNIFRFTQAGAEVSALLGRIPSAVGYQPTLASEMGKLQERITSTKSGSITSVQAVYVPADDLTDPAPATTFAHLDATTVLSRRIASLGIYPAVDPLDSTSKALDPAIVGNEHYTVARQVQEILQRYKELQDIIAILGMDELSDDDKQTVSRARKIERFFSQPFSVAEQFTGMEGKYVPVKETIRAFKEIIEGKHDALPEQAFLYVGTIEEAIAKGRDLMKGAE, from the coding sequence GTGGAAAACAAAGGTACCCTTACCCAAATAATAGGTCCTGTTGTAGACGTTATATTCAATGATAGATTGCCTGGAATTTACAACGCTTTAAAAGTAAAAGGTGAAGATGGAAAAGAATTAGTTCTTGAGGTTCAACAACACCTTGGAAATAATGTTGTAAGAACAGTAGCAATGGATGCTACTGAGGGTCTACAAAGAGGAATGGAAGTAATAGATACAGGAGCAGCAATAAGAGTTCCAGTAGGAAAGGCTGTTTTAGGAAGAATTCTAAATGTTTTAGGAGAGCCAGTTGACGAAGCTGGACCAGTAACAACAGAGGAGTATTTACCTATACACAGAGAAGCTCCAAACTTTGATGAGCAAGGAACAGAAGTAGAAATTTTCGAAACTGGAATAAAGGTAATTGACCTTCTTGCTCCATATATCAAAGGAGGAAAAATAGGTCTATTTGGAGGAGCTGGAGTAGGAAAAACAGTTCTTATAATGGAGCTTATCAATAACATCGCTAAAGGACACGGAGGATTATCTGTATTCGCAGGTGTTGGAGAAAGAACAAGAGAAGGAAGAGACTTATATGATGAGATGAGAGAGTCAGGAGTTATTGATAAAACATCTCTAGTATATGGACAGATGAATGAGCCGCCTGGAGCAAGACTAAGAGTTGCTCTTACTGGACTAACAGTAGCGGAAAACTTCAGAGATAAAGAAGGACAAGACGTTCTTTTATTCATTGATAATATATTCAGATTTACTCAGGCTGGAGCAGAAGTTTCTGCCCTATTAGGAAGAATACCTTCAGCGGTTGGATACCAACCAACTCTAGCTTCAGAAATGGGTAAATTACAAGAGAGAATTACTTCAACTAAGTCTGGATCAATAACGTCAGTTCAAGCAGTATACGTACCAGCAGATGACCTTACTGACCCAGCTCCAGCGACAACGTTCGCTCACTTAGATGCTACAACAGTTCTTTCAAGAAGAATTGCTTCTCTAGGAATATATCCAGCAGTTGACCCACTAGATTCAACTTCAAAAGCGCTAGATCCAGCTATCGTTGGAAACGAGCACTATACAGTTGCTAGACAGGTTCAAGAAATATTACAAAGATATAAAGAACTTCAAGATATAATTGCAATATTAGGAATGGATGAATTATCTGATGATGATAAGCAAACAGTTTCTAGAGCAAGAAAGATTGAGAGATTCTTCTCACAACCATTCTCAGTTGCTGAGCAATTTACAGGAATGGAAGGAAAATATGTTCCAGTAAAAGAGACAATAAGAGCTTTCAAAGAGATTATCGAAGGTAAGCACGATGCTCTTCCTGAACAAGCATTCCTTTATGTTGGAACAATTGAGGAGGCAATAGCTAAGGGAAGAGACCTTATGAAGGGAGCTGAGTAA
- the der gene encoding ribosome biogenesis GTPase Der has translation MKPIVAIVGRPNVGKSTLFNKLVGDRVAIVDDQPGVTRDRLYRETEWAGKEFVLVDTGGLEPRNNDFMMTKIKQQAEVAMNEADVILFVVDGKNGLNPLDEEIAYLLRKKHKPVILCVNKIDNFQAQQDDVYDFWGLGFEHLIPISGEHKVNLGDMLDLVVDIIDKTVEEYEEEEGLKLAIIGRPNAGKSSLVNRLSGEERTIVSNIAGTTRDAIDTAIEFDGNRYILIDTAGIRRKSKVEESLEYYSVLRAIKTIKRADVCIWMIDGSEGLTEQDKRIAGIAYEEKKPIIIVINKWDTIPDKKNDTMKKMREELYAELPFLSYAPIEFVSALTGQRTTKLLEHAEAVFAEYNKRISTGLLNTVISEAIIMNNPPTRKGRVVKINYATQISTAPPRFILFCNYPELVHFSYGRYIENRLREAFGFEGTPIDVIFEHKNS, from the coding sequence TTGAAACCAATTGTTGCAATCGTTGGAAGACCAAATGTTGGAAAATCAACATTATTTAATAAATTGGTTGGGGATAGAGTTGCTATCGTTGATGACCAACCAGGAGTTACAAGAGACAGACTTTATAGAGAAACTGAATGGGCTGGAAAAGAGTTTGTTCTTGTTGATACAGGAGGACTTGAGCCTAGAAATAATGATTTTATGATGACTAAAATAAAACAACAAGCAGAAGTTGCTATGAACGAAGCTGACGTTATTTTATTCGTTGTAGATGGAAAAAATGGTTTAAATCCACTAGATGAAGAAATTGCTTACTTATTAAGAAAAAAACACAAACCAGTTATTTTATGTGTTAACAAAATAGATAATTTCCAAGCTCAACAAGATGATGTTTATGATTTCTGGGGACTTGGATTTGAACATTTAATTCCAATTTCTGGAGAACACAAAGTTAACTTAGGAGATATGCTAGATTTAGTTGTAGATATCATTGATAAAACTGTAGAAGAGTATGAAGAGGAAGAAGGATTAAAATTAGCTATTATCGGTAGACCTAATGCAGGAAAATCATCTCTTGTTAATAGACTTTCAGGAGAAGAAAGAACTATTGTTAGTAATATAGCTGGTACTACTAGAGATGCTATTGACACTGCTATTGAATTTGATGGTAATAGATATATCCTTATTGATACTGCAGGAATTAGAAGAAAGTCTAAAGTTGAAGAAAGTTTAGAGTACTACTCTGTATTAAGAGCTATCAAAACAATTAAAAGAGCTGACGTATGTATCTGGATGATTGATGGTAGTGAAGGATTAACTGAACAAGATAAAAGAATTGCTGGAATAGCATATGAAGAAAAGAAACCTATCATTATAGTTATAAATAAATGGGATACTATTCCCGATAAAAAGAATGATACTATGAAGAAAATGAGAGAAGAGCTTTATGCTGAATTACCATTCCTTTCTTATGCTCCTATTGAGTTTGTATCAGCTTTAACTGGACAAAGAACAACTAAATTATTAGAGCATGCTGAAGCTGTATTTGCTGAATACAATAAAAGAATTTCTACTGGATTATTAAATACTGTTATTAGTGAAGCAATCATAATGAATAATCCACCAACAAGAAAAGGTAGAGTTGTTAAAATTAATTATGCTACACAAATCTCTACTGCTCCACCTAGATTTATTCTTTTCTGTAACTATCCAGAGCTTGTTCACTTCTCTTATGGTAGATATATCGAAAATAGATTAAGAGAAGCATTTGGATTTGAAGGAACTCCTATTGACGTTATTTTTGAACACAAAAATAGTTAA
- the atpF gene encoding F0F1 ATP synthase subunit B: protein MAPTNMPAVSIDINMFWQIINFFILVFIFNKYFKAPLMKLMDTRKEKIAAEFSEAQKNNEEAALKNKEAQKALKDAKDEATKIVQLAEKKADERKDIIISEATVQRDKMIKSAELEIQKMKHAAKKELEVEMNQLAVTLAEKIIKENLNSDLEAALADKFIDEVGGVK, encoded by the coding sequence TTGGCACCAACAAATATGCCTGCAGTATCGATAGATATTAACATGTTTTGGCAAATAATAAACTTCTTCATTTTAGTATTTATATTTAATAAATACTTTAAAGCTCCATTAATGAAATTAATGGATACAAGAAAAGAGAAGATTGCAGCAGAATTTTCAGAAGCTCAAAAAAATAATGAGGAAGCTGCATTAAAAAACAAAGAAGCTCAAAAAGCATTAAAAGATGCTAAGGACGAAGCTACAAAAATCGTTCAATTAGCAGAAAAGAAGGCTGACGAAAGAAAAGATATTATTATCTCTGAAGCAACAGTACAAAGAGATAAAATGATTAAATCGGCAGAGCTAGAAATTCAAAAAATGAAGCATGCAGCTAAGAAAGAGCTAGAGGTTGAAATGAACCAATTAGCAGTAACATTAGCTGAAAAAATAATCAAAGAGAATTTAAACTCTGATTTAGAAGCTGCCCTAGCTGACAAATTTATAGATGAGGTAGGGGGAGTAAAATGA
- the atpA gene encoding F0F1 ATP synthase subunit alpha, translated as MKIRPEEVSNIIKTEIENYKKSLDVKTSGSVLEVGDGIARIYGLSSAKAGELLEFPNGITGMVLNLEEDNVGAVILGDYTKIKEGDEVKATGRIASVPAGESLLGRVVNALGEPIDGKGEIKFEKYMEIERKASGIISRKPVSEPLQTGIKSIDGMVPIGRGQRELIIGDRQTGKTAVAIDAILNQKNTGVKCIYVAIGQKRSTVAQIVKRLEDAGAMEYTIVVAATASESAPLQYLAPYSGVAMGEYFMDKGEAVLIVYDDLSKHAVAYREMSLLLKRPPGREAYPGDVFYLHSRLLERAAKLSDELGGGSITALPIIETQAGDVSAYIPTNVISITDGQIFLDAQLFNSGFRPAINAGISVSRVGGSAQIKAMKQVAAKVKLELAQYTELLTFAQFGSDLDKATKAQLERGHRIMEVLKQPQYSPYPVEEQVVSFYTVINGFLDEIAIQDVRRFERELITEMRNTTTILDDIVEKKSLDKELEAKIEAAIVAFKKNFN; from the coding sequence TTGAAAATCAGACCAGAAGAAGTAAGTAATATAATCAAAACTGAGATCGAGAATTACAAAAAGAGTCTTGATGTCAAAACTTCAGGTTCTGTATTAGAAGTAGGAGACGGTATCGCGAGAATCTACGGATTAAGCAGTGCGAAAGCGGGAGAGCTTTTAGAGTTTCCTAACGGAATAACAGGAATGGTTCTAAACCTAGAAGAGGATAACGTAGGAGCGGTTATACTAGGGGACTATACAAAGATTAAAGAGGGAGATGAAGTAAAAGCTACAGGTAGAATAGCTTCAGTTCCAGCAGGAGAATCTTTATTAGGAAGAGTAGTTAACGCTCTAGGAGAGCCAATTGATGGAAAAGGTGAAATAAAATTTGAAAAATACATGGAGATTGAAAGAAAAGCTTCAGGTATTATATCAAGAAAGCCAGTATCTGAGCCTTTACAAACAGGAATCAAATCAATAGATGGAATGGTACCTATTGGAAGAGGACAAAGAGAGCTTATTATTGGAGATAGACAAACTGGTAAAACAGCAGTTGCTATTGACGCAATATTAAATCAAAAAAATACAGGAGTAAAATGTATTTATGTTGCTATTGGTCAAAAAAGATCAACAGTTGCACAAATCGTTAAGAGATTAGAAGATGCAGGAGCTATGGAATATACAATAGTTGTTGCTGCAACAGCTTCTGAATCAGCTCCTTTACAATATTTAGCACCATATTCAGGTGTAGCAATGGGAGAATACTTCATGGATAAAGGTGAAGCAGTTCTTATAGTATATGATGATCTTTCAAAACATGCGGTAGCATATAGAGAAATGTCTTTATTACTTAAGAGACCACCTGGAAGAGAAGCTTACCCAGGAGACGTATTCTATCTTCACTCAAGATTACTTGAGAGAGCTGCAAAGTTATCAGATGAATTAGGTGGAGGATCAATAACAGCTTTACCAATAATTGAAACTCAAGCAGGAGACGTATCTGCGTATATTCCAACAAACGTTATCTCAATAACAGATGGACAAATATTCCTAGATGCACAATTATTTAACTCTGGATTTAGACCAGCTATAAACGCAGGAATATCAGTATCGAGAGTTGGAGGATCAGCACAAATAAAAGCTATGAAACAAGTTGCTGCTAAAGTTAAGTTAGAGTTAGCTCAATATACTGAGTTATTAACATTCGCACAATTTGGATCAGATTTAGATAAAGCTACAAAAGCTCAATTAGAAAGAGGACATAGAATTATGGAAGTTTTAAAACAACCACAATACAGTCCTTACCCTGTTGAAGAGCAAGTTGTTTCTTTCTACACAGTAATTAATGGATTCTTAGATGAAATTGCAATTCAAGATGTAAGAAGATTCGAAAGAGAATTAATAACTGAAATGAGAAATACAACTACTATTTTAGATGATATCGTAGAAAAGAAGAGTCTAGATAAAGAGCTTGAAGCTAAAATTGAAGCAGCTATTGTTGCATTCAAAAAGAATTTTAATTAA
- a CDS encoding response regulator transcription factor, with the protein MKKILIVEDEKSLANIISDALKFEGFDTSIVYRGDQALDSFYEEKPDLILLDINLPGMNGWDICKQLKSISQVPIIMVTARDSEFDEIKGLELGADDYITKPFTPKLLIIKLKKIFKLDNDTFFKIKDITFDFNTFILTTPDSINTLPRREAQLLEFFLRNQNIILSRETLLNEVWGFEFFGDERAVDTIVKRLRKKLGNYDNYIKSVRGVGYVFKTD; encoded by the coding sequence ATGAAGAAAATTCTTATTGTTGAAGATGAAAAATCACTTGCAAATATTATATCTGATGCTTTAAAATTTGAAGGATTTGACACCTCTATAGTTTATAGAGGTGACCAAGCCCTTGATTCTTTTTATGAAGAGAAACCCGATCTCATTTTATTAGATATAAATCTTCCTGGAATGAATGGGTGGGATATTTGTAAGCAATTAAAATCTATATCTCAAGTTCCTATAATTATGGTCACTGCTAGAGATAGTGAATTTGATGAAATTAAAGGACTTGAATTAGGTGCTGATGATTATATCACTAAACCTTTTACTCCTAAATTACTTATTATTAAATTAAAAAAAATATTCAAGTTAGATAATGATACTTTTTTTAAAATCAAGGATATAACTTTTGATTTTAATACTTTTATACTTACTACACCTGACAGTATTAATACTCTTCCAAGAAGAGAGGCTCAGCTTTTAGAGTTCTTTTTAAGAAATCAAAATATTATTTTATCTCGTGAAACTTTACTAAATGAAGTTTGGGGATTTGAATTTTTTGGTGATGAAAGAGCTGTTGATACAATTGTTAAAAGGTTAAGAAAAAAACTTGGAAATTACGACAATTATATAAAAAGTGTACGAGGAGTTGGTTATGTCTTTAAAACAGATTAA
- the atpG gene encoding ATP synthase F1 subunit gamma has protein sequence MAGTREIKNRIKSVQSTHQITKAMEIVSTTKFKKFSTIVAQSKPYSESIAKILQNIAAGVKSEKHPLFDGREDVKKVGVVVMCSDRGLAGSFNSNTLKALEKLRAENSGKEVSVIAVGKKAKEYCAKRNYDLKAEYIQLIPETMYDKAKEISENIVEYYYNNIFDEVYVIYNKFVSALVSDLTVSKLIPIERAEGSENKAYIFEPSPEEILSSLLPKYLNIELYKALLDNTASEHSARKNAMKSATDNAEDMIKGLTLEYNRRRQASITQEISEIVGGAAALS, from the coding sequence ATGGCTGGAACTAGAGAAATAAAAAATAGAATTAAAAGTGTTCAGTCTACTCACCAAATTACAAAGGCCATGGAAATAGTTTCGACTACTAAGTTTAAAAAGTTTTCAACAATAGTAGCTCAATCAAAGCCTTATTCAGAAAGTATTGCTAAAATATTGCAAAATATTGCAGCAGGTGTTAAAAGTGAAAAACACCCACTTTTTGATGGTAGAGAAGATGTAAAGAAAGTTGGAGTAGTTGTTATGTGTTCTGATAGAGGACTAGCAGGAAGCTTCAATAGTAATACATTAAAAGCACTAGAAAAGTTAAGAGCTGAAAATAGTGGAAAAGAGGTCTCTGTAATAGCAGTTGGAAAAAAAGCTAAAGAATACTGTGCAAAAAGAAACTACGATTTAAAAGCTGAATATATACAACTAATTCCTGAAACTATGTATGACAAAGCTAAAGAGATTAGTGAAAATATTGTAGAATATTATTATAATAACATTTTCGATGAAGTTTATGTAATTTATAATAAGTTTGTTTCAGCTTTAGTAAGTGACTTAACAGTAAGTAAATTAATTCCTATAGAAAGAGCTGAGGGAAGCGAGAATAAAGCTTATATATTTGAGCCTTCTCCAGAAGAGATTTTATCATCTCTTTTACCAAAGTATCTAAATATAGAATTATATAAAGCTTTATTAGATAACACTGCAAGTGAGCATTCTGCGAGAAAAAATGCAATGAAAAGTGCAACGGATAACGCTGAAGATATGATAAAGGGATTAACTTTAGAATATAATAGAAGAAGACAAGCATCAATAACTCAAGAGATTTCGGAAATTGTTGGTGGAGCAGCAGCGTTAAGTTAA
- a CDS encoding HAMP domain-containing sensor histidine kinase, producing MSLKQINFPIKLNFFKKLFLLTIGIVFLTIVTSFIFNFFFLDKFYIYKKKQSIIEIRDNIIKQIDNEKKLKNYIYFAEDNFGVRIDLNLRPHMNSTKKIYNSLKINDSTFKIGEVDGTSGVMFIRYYEKLNNGYVLSIRSSMAVINSHIHDIFLFNIFTGFFSLLLSGFLVSIFSKKINQNITYLKNNAKKIAKLDYPKEIILNSGDELEELAFSLNEMAKELSFAIENLKLFVSNASHELKTPISVLCLYSQALARDNVPNERKKEYYKTMLEKSLEMRTLTESLLTLSKINSPDYKIFQQEIDLKILIENSLEQFDYIEFEKNLDVLTNIHNLKILGDYNLFKIAINNLIQNMLKYSPDESEINISLINGILTFKNPISKKILKNHDKLFEPFQRGENALDENLEGSGLGLPLVKRILQLHGFLFNLSIDDNSFKFQIFLKEKAD from the coding sequence ATGTCTTTAAAACAGATTAATTTTCCAATAAAACTAAACTTTTTTAAAAAACTATTTCTATTAACTATAGGAATAGTTTTTTTAACTATTGTTACTAGTTTTATATTTAACTTTTTTTTCCTAGATAAATTTTATATTTATAAGAAAAAACAAAGTATCATTGAAATTAGAGATAATATTATTAAACAAATTGATAATGAAAAGAAATTAAAAAATTATATTTATTTTGCTGAAGATAACTTTGGAGTTAGAATAGATTTAAATTTACGACCCCATATGAATAGTACTAAAAAAATCTATAACTCTTTAAAAATAAATGACTCTACATTTAAAATTGGAGAAGTTGATGGAACTTCTGGTGTTATGTTTATACGATACTATGAAAAACTAAATAATGGATATGTACTTAGTATTCGAAGCTCTATGGCTGTTATAAATAGTCATATACATGATATATTTCTATTTAATATTTTTACAGGCTTTTTCTCTTTGCTACTTAGTGGATTTTTAGTTTCTATTTTTTCCAAAAAGATAAATCAAAATATTACTTATTTAAAAAATAATGCTAAAAAAATTGCTAAATTAGATTATCCTAAAGAAATCATATTAAATAGTGGCGATGAATTAGAAGAATTAGCATTTAGTTTAAACGAAATGGCTAAAGAACTTTCCTTTGCTATAGAAAATTTAAAACTTTTTGTTTCTAATGCATCTCATGAATTAAAAACTCCTATTTCTGTTCTTTGTCTTTACTCTCAAGCCTTAGCTAGAGATAATGTACCCAATGAAAGAAAAAAAGAATACTATAAAACTATGCTCGAAAAATCTTTGGAGATGAGAACCCTAACTGAAAGTTTACTAACACTTTCTAAAATTAATTCTCCTGATTATAAAATTTTTCAACAAGAAATTGATTTAAAGATATTAATTGAAAATTCTTTAGAACAATTTGATTATATTGAATTTGAAAAAAATTTAGATGTTTTAACAAATATCCATAATTTAAAAATTCTAGGAGATTATAATCTATTTAAAATTGCAATTAATAATTTAATACAAAATATGTTGAAGTATTCTCCTGATGAAAGTGAAATTAACATTTCTCTGATTAATGGAATACTTACTTTTAAAAATCCAATTTCAAAGAAAATTTTAAAAAATCATGATAAATTATTTGAACCTTTTCAAAGAGGAGAAAATGCTTTAGATGAAAATTTAGAAGGTAGTGGTTTAGGTTTACCTCTTGTTAAAAGAATTTTGCAATTACATGGGTTTTTATTTAATTTAAGTATCGATGATAATTCCTTTAAATTTCAAATTTTTTTAAAAGAAAAAGCCGATTAA
- a CDS encoding F0F1 ATP synthase subunit epsilon — MANSFKLELVTPLAKILSEEVNFVMLRTTEGDMGILPNHSPFVAGLATGEMKIRNNGQENFYYVSGGFVEISDNVVTILADEAMDIKDIDLEAARKEAQIAKEKLEKIAEDIDIATVQKSLTQALTKVKLAEKML; from the coding sequence ATGGCAAACTCTTTTAAGCTAGAGCTAGTAACTCCATTAGCAAAAATTTTATCTGAAGAGGTAAATTTTGTGATGCTAAGAACAACAGAAGGAGATATGGGTATTTTACCTAATCATTCACCTTTTGTTGCAGGATTAGCAACTGGAGAAATGAAAATTAGAAATAATGGACAAGAAAATTTCTATTATGTATCAGGTGGATTTGTAGAAATCTCTGATAATGTAGTGACAATTTTAGCAGATGAAGCTATGGATATTAAAGATATCGATTTAGAAGCTGCTAGAAAAGAAGCTCAAATTGCTAAGGAAAAATTAGAGAAAATAGCAGAAGATATTGATATTGCTACAGTACAAAAATCATTAACTCAAGCTTTGACTAAGGTTAAATTAGCAGAAAAAATGTTATAA
- the atpH gene encoding ATP synthase F1 subunit delta, with protein sequence MIGNQIGKRYAEAIYEVAEQKNEVKSVYDVLNSAMELYKTDVDFRNFITHPLIKENEKKETLKKIFTDSNEGVEILFYILEKGRIAQIREIVAEYVKLDYAKNQILDVEATFAVSLTEEQKEKLSKNLEKKTGKKIKLVVNVDKSLIGGGIIKIGDEVTDGSIRRQLETLTQK encoded by the coding sequence ATGATAGGAAACCAAATTGGTAAAAGATATGCAGAGGCAATCTATGAGGTTGCTGAGCAAAAGAATGAAGTAAAATCAGTATATGATGTTTTAAATTCTGCAATGGAACTTTATAAAACAGATGTTGATTTTAGAAACTTTATAACTCATCCTTTAATTAAAGAGAATGAGAAAAAAGAAACTTTAAAGAAAATTTTTACAGATTCTAATGAAGGAGTAGAAATACTTTTTTATATTTTAGAAAAAGGAAGAATTGCTCAAATTAGAGAGATTGTTGCGGAATACGTTAAATTAGATTATGCAAAGAATCAAATTTTAGATGTAGAAGCTACTTTTGCTGTTTCATTAACTGAAGAGCAAAAAGAAAAACTTTCTAAAAATCTTGAAAAGAAAACAGGTAAAAAGATAAAGCTAGTAGTTAATGTTGATAAATCTCTTATAGGTGGAGGAATTATCAAAATAGGTGATGAGGTTACAGACGGAAGTATCCGTAGACAGTTAGAAACTCTAACACAAAAATAA
- a CDS encoding YgiQ family radical SAM protein: MFLPTTMEEVKKLGWDSLDIILISGDTYLDTSYNGTAIIGKWLVKHGFKVGVIAQPDVNSDKDITRLGAPNLYWAVSAGCVDSMVANYTAIKKRRKSDDFTPGGENNRRPDRATIQYTNLIRRFFKNSPVPIVLGGIEASLRRIVHYDYWSNSLRRPIIFDAKADILSYGMGEKSMLELANAIKNNKDWKNIRGIGYISKEPKDGYLALPSFEECVDKKENFIKAFELFYHNCDPITAKGLYQKNADRYFIQNPPCENFTSQEMDDIYGLEFERDVHPYYKKDGHVKALDTIKNSVTTHRGCYGECNFCAIAVHQGRTVISRSEDSIVKEVTTIANSKGFKGNISDVGGPTANMYQLECTKKLNHGACSHKRCLYPETCPALKLDHSKQISLLRRLKSIDKIKKIFIASGIRYDMILDDNKSGDRYLEEIIKDHISGQMKIAPEHTEDKILSLMGKQGKSILKEFKNRFYELNKKYDKKQFLTYYLIAAHPGCNEKDMLDLKRFASSELKISPEQVQIFTPTPSTYSTLMYYTEMNPLTNKKLFVEKDNGKKQKQKDIITQTNKTRRY; the protein is encoded by the coding sequence ATGTTTTTACCTACTACAATGGAAGAGGTTAAAAAATTAGGATGGGATTCTTTAGATATTATTCTTATATCTGGAGATACTTATTTAGATACCTCTTATAACGGTACTGCTATTATCGGTAAGTGGTTAGTTAAACATGGATTTAAAGTAGGTGTCATTGCTCAACCAGATGTTAATTCTGATAAAGATATAACTAGATTAGGGGCGCCCAATTTATATTGGGCCGTTTCTGCTGGTTGTGTAGACTCTATGGTTGCTAACTACACTGCAATTAAAAAAAGAAGAAAAAGTGACGATTTTACTCCTGGTGGAGAAAATAATAGAAGACCTGATCGAGCTACTATTCAATACACAAATTTAATTCGTCGTTTCTTTAAAAATAGCCCTGTTCCCATTGTTTTAGGTGGAATAGAGGCTAGTCTTAGAAGAATTGTACATTATGATTACTGGAGTAATTCTTTAAGACGACCTATTATTTTTGACGCTAAAGCTGATATCCTTTCATATGGTATGGGTGAAAAATCTATGCTAGAATTAGCTAATGCTATTAAAAATAATAAAGATTGGAAAAATATTAGAGGAATTGGATACATTTCAAAAGAACCCAAAGATGGATACTTAGCTCTTCCTAGTTTTGAAGAGTGCGTTGATAAAAAAGAAAACTTTATTAAAGCTTTTGAATTATTTTATCACAACTGTGATCCTATAACAGCTAAAGGTTTGTATCAGAAAAATGCTGATAGATACTTTATTCAAAATCCACCTTGTGAAAATTTTACTTCTCAAGAAATGGATGATATTTATGGCTTAGAGTTTGAAAGAGATGTTCATCCTTACTATAAAAAAGATGGTCATGTTAAAGCTTTAGATACTATTAAAAATTCAGTTACTACTCATAGAGGATGTTATGGAGAATGTAATTTCTGTGCCATCGCTGTACATCAAGGAAGAACTGTAATATCTAGAAGTGAAGATTCTATAGTTAAAGAAGTTACAACTATAGCTAATTCAAAAGGATTTAAAGGAAATATATCTGATGTTGGAGGTCCAACAGCTAACATGTATCAACTTGAATGTACAAAAAAATTAAATCATGGTGCTTGTTCTCATAAAAGATGTCTTTACCCTGAAACTTGCCCTGCTTTAAAACTTGATCATTCAAAACAGATTTCTCTTTTAAGAAGATTAAAATCAATAGACAAAATTAAAAAAATATTTATTGCATCTGGGATCAGATATGATATGATTTTAGATGATAATAAATCAGGTGATAGATATCTTGAAGAGATTATTAAAGACCATATTTCAGGACAAATGAAAATTGCCCCTGAGCATACAGAGGATAAAATTCTTTCTCTAATGGGAAAACAAGGAAAAAGCATTTTAAAAGAGTTTAAGAATCGTTTTTATGAATTAAATAAAAAATATGATAAAAAACAATTTTTAACTTACTATTTAATTGCTGCTCACCCAGGGTGTAACGAAAAAGATATGTTAGATTTAAAAAGATTCGCATCCTCTGAACTTAAAATAAGTCCAGAGCAGGTACAAATTTTTACTCCTACTCCATCAACTTATTCTACACTTATGTATTATACTGAAATGAATCCTCTTACTAACAAGAAATTATTTGTTGAAAAGGATAACGGTAAAAAACAAAAACAAAAAGATATTATCACACAAACAAATAAAACTAGGAGGTATTAA